From Pseudanabaena sp. PCC 6802, one genomic window encodes:
- a CDS encoding class I SAM-dependent methyltransferase, translating into MIQQTLLPQRDYVSPGLQIVQPDLYFPNMVAGDPNLCPWKYLRREIPHNWYVDRRHPICGFLSRDEAHILYNTALRFKGKRALEVGCWMGWSACHLALAGVNLDVIDPLLSQSPNRESVIYSLESVAKAFGTFGEVVLISGFSPQKVEELAMQTQRKWSLIFIDGNHDAPYPINDTIACEKYAEDDAMIMFHDLTSPDVMQGLDYLRDRGWKTRIYQTMQIMGVAWRGNVEPVEHIPDPRIDWELPVHLQNYVVSGMP; encoded by the coding sequence GTGATTCAACAAACTTTACTTCCCCAAAGAGATTATGTATCTCCTGGGCTGCAAATTGTCCAACCCGATCTATATTTCCCTAATATGGTTGCTGGAGATCCTAACCTTTGTCCCTGGAAATATTTGCGAAGAGAGATTCCCCACAACTGGTATGTAGATCGGCGACATCCTATCTGTGGGTTCCTGAGTCGAGATGAAGCTCATATCCTGTATAACACTGCTTTGAGGTTTAAGGGTAAACGAGCCTTAGAGGTTGGTTGCTGGATGGGTTGGTCTGCCTGTCATTTAGCGCTAGCTGGCGTAAATTTAGATGTAATCGATCCCCTACTATCTCAATCTCCCAATCGCGAAAGTGTAATCTATTCTCTAGAATCAGTTGCCAAAGCTTTCGGCACTTTCGGCGAGGTAGTCCTAATTTCGGGTTTCAGTCCCCAAAAAGTTGAGGAACTAGCCATGCAGACCCAGCGAAAATGGTCGCTCATTTTTATTGATGGCAACCATGATGCTCCCTATCCTATAAATGACACGATCGCCTGCGAGAAGTACGCAGAAGACGATGCCATGATTATGTTTCACGATCTTACCTCCCCTGATGTAATGCAAGGTTTAGACTACCTCAGAGATAGAGGTTGGAAAACCAGAATCTACCAAACCATGCAAATTATGGGTGTAGCTTGGCGCGGGAATGTAGAACCAGTAGAACATATCCCAGACCCAAGGATCGATTGGGAACTGCCAGTACATTTACAAAATTATGTAGTTAGTGGTATGCCTTGA
- a CDS encoding glycosyltransferase — MTDSFSIIVPAFNCERVVSKTLTSIAESINFFKQHYARSQEVSAEIVIVNDASTDNTLSLLKEFADRYVFVKIVSSNRNRGASVSRNIGVRYAQGEILFFCDADDLFLPEHIYVCFMLLQGRSEGISSFPLISENYNLIVSLPEDRINALRTGVRIKDKIHPQWTKAIRNSIPLNLCVRRECHEFIEGFPEDEIYTKVGTEDLTYQVALSTFYKIDKIDIDTVEYVRYPGNNLDKQLAKFKLPPGEYQGSLHIDPGLLREVEDARQQRILYLRQKHYERSHQSEPSQFRDRSFSRDVIIITGADTKFFELAQGTIRSIRDKPQGKDVAIGFLDLGCTAEEIRWLQDRVDIIKQPVWDFDFPNRERSPEYLKGLLARPFLRQYFPNFDIYLWIDADAWVQDWYAIELFIQGANRKGLAIVPELDRCSNKEYGGQVDFQRYKSNHYKSFFGNSVAEKLCTYPMLNAGVFALRCDAPHWQIWESLLRQGLQNCANFLTDQFALNFAIYEHGLLAQTEFLPGWCNWLLLHGLPMLDSTTYNLVETYLPHVPIGILHLAGGYKQFKQLKLSAIAGGIVAVNIRYPEFKQQRERVSALQDRVKSDSLPSGDYISQGFVSIYPDLCLPNIAVSNSNASDRSYQHNRYFDRRHPGLPLLSRDEALILYNIALQYKGRRGLAIGAQMGWTLCHMAIVGLELDVLDSMLGDKEVLQSIKSSIDSAKEIFGTISQVTLVPGDSSQVVEELGNQLQRRWSTIFIDSSFDRSSVRHLAIVCERYAEPDATILFANASVPEVVASLNDLKNRGWQTTIYQTLQGMAVAWRGNIQPIKHYSDPKLGQSVRLPTAPVKHILLCTGDRGVGGVAKYNHSLLCALAERGYKVTCVQPHAVDTDAVNIRQQLGVRHLWLDDRQTQAELNRIFNTSSERPHLIISSNTSPFSNLDIQSTAIEFDIPYIIVEGLVMPEYIQRETPERIKQLARHYSQAKQTIAVSTENLNLLHQQFGLPRDRGRVIYYGRPPQYFTPRDLANSNSLRQSLQIPHNAIVCFTSARIEVRKGYHYQLEAIQALIATPVWERLYFVWAGGGIFRPQLEAQLKEALEQLGISNRVKFLGQVQDVAEWIDLADIFILPSQNEGMPLSVIEAMAKGIAIIATAVGGIPEALGNTGRLISDPKTDPQRTVTELVLAIQELAAQLELRDRLGRDAKQRAEQLFSEERMLEETIAEIQTAIAETVGTSSGR; from the coding sequence ATGACTGACTCTTTTTCAATTATTGTGCCAGCTTTTAATTGCGAGAGGGTAGTAAGCAAAACCCTGACAAGCATTGCTGAGAGTATTAATTTCTTTAAGCAACATTATGCGCGATCGCAGGAAGTAAGCGCTGAAATAGTAATTGTTAATGATGCCTCAACCGATAATACATTGTCTTTACTAAAGGAGTTTGCCGACCGATACGTCTTTGTCAAAATTGTCAGTTCTAACCGTAATAGAGGAGCATCTGTTTCGAGAAATATAGGCGTAAGATACGCCCAAGGCGAGATTTTGTTTTTCTGCGATGCCGATGACCTTTTCTTACCCGAACACATCTATGTCTGCTTTATGTTGTTACAAGGTAGATCTGAAGGGATATCATCATTTCCACTGATTAGCGAGAATTACAATCTAATCGTCAGCTTGCCAGAAGATCGTATTAACGCACTCAGAACAGGTGTGAGGATTAAAGACAAAATTCACCCCCAATGGACTAAAGCCATTAGGAATAGTATCCCTCTTAATTTATGCGTTAGAAGGGAATGTCATGAGTTTATCGAAGGATTTCCCGAAGATGAGATTTACACAAAAGTGGGGACGGAAGATCTAACTTATCAAGTAGCATTATCTACATTTTATAAAATTGACAAGATCGATATAGATACAGTTGAATATGTTAGATATCCTGGCAATAATTTAGACAAGCAACTAGCAAAGTTTAAACTCCCCCCAGGCGAATATCAAGGATCGCTCCACATCGATCCCGGTTTACTGAGAGAAGTGGAAGATGCAAGGCAGCAAAGAATATTGTATTTGCGCCAAAAACATTATGAGCGATCGCATCAATCCGAGCCTTCCCAGTTTAGAGATCGTTCTTTTAGCAGGGATGTAATTATTATTACTGGAGCGGATACGAAGTTTTTCGAGTTAGCTCAAGGAACTATTCGGTCAATCCGAGATAAGCCTCAAGGTAAAGATGTGGCTATAGGATTCCTCGATCTAGGTTGCACTGCTGAAGAAATTAGGTGGTTGCAAGATCGCGTCGATATCATCAAACAGCCAGTTTGGGATTTTGATTTTCCCAATCGAGAGCGATCGCCCGAATATTTAAAAGGGCTGCTAGCACGACCATTTTTACGACAGTATTTCCCAAATTTTGACATTTACCTCTGGATCGATGCCGATGCCTGGGTGCAAGACTGGTATGCAATTGAATTATTTATCCAGGGAGCTAACCGCAAGGGGCTGGCGATCGTGCCCGAACTAGACCGATGTAGCAATAAGGAGTATGGCGGGCAAGTTGATTTTCAGCGTTATAAATCTAATCATTATAAGAGCTTTTTCGGCAATAGCGTAGCTGAGAAATTATGCACGTATCCCATGTTGAACGCTGGAGTTTTTGCGCTCCGTTGCGATGCGCCGCATTGGCAAATCTGGGAAAGCTTACTGCGTCAGGGATTGCAGAATTGTGCCAATTTCTTAACCGATCAGTTTGCGCTGAACTTTGCAATTTACGAGCATGGGTTGCTTGCTCAAACAGAGTTTCTGCCGGGCTGGTGCAATTGGTTACTACTGCACGGACTTCCCATGCTGGATAGTACTACATACAATCTGGTCGAGACCTATTTGCCGCACGTTCCTATAGGGATATTGCATCTTGCCGGAGGTTACAAGCAATTTAAACAGCTAAAACTATCAGCGATCGCAGGTGGGATAGTTGCCGTGAATATTCGCTATCCTGAATTCAAACAACAACGAGAGAGAGTATCTGCACTTCAAGATCGAGTCAAAAGCGATTCTCTACCTTCAGGAGACTATATCTCTCAGGGTTTTGTCTCAATTTATCCAGATCTTTGTTTACCCAATATTGCGGTTAGCAACTCCAATGCGAGCGATCGCTCATACCAACACAACCGCTATTTCGATCGCCGCCATCCCGGCTTGCCATTACTCAGCCGCGATGAAGCACTTATTCTCTATAATATTGCGCTCCAATATAAAGGCAGAAGGGGACTGGCGATCGGCGCTCAGATGGGATGGACGTTGTGTCATATGGCGATCGTGGGTCTAGAACTAGATGTTCTGGATTCGATGCTAGGAGATAAAGAAGTGCTCCAAAGCATTAAGTCATCCATTGACTCTGCTAAAGAGATATTTGGTACGATCTCTCAAGTTACTTTAGTTCCTGGCGATAGTTCCCAGGTTGTTGAAGAATTAGGCAACCAGTTGCAACGCCGTTGGTCTACGATCTTCATTGACAGTAGCTTTGATCGCTCGTCTGTTCGCCATCTGGCGATCGTCTGCGAACGATATGCCGAACCTGATGCCACCATCTTGTTTGCCAATGCCTCAGTGCCCGAGGTCGTCGCTAGCTTAAACGATCTCAAAAATAGGGGATGGCAGACAACGATCTATCAAACCCTGCAAGGCATGGCCGTTGCCTGGAGAGGCAACATCCAGCCTATCAAGCATTACAGCGATCCCAAGCTAGGACAATCTGTCCGACTTCCCACGGCACCAGTCAAACATATTTTGCTGTGTACTGGCGATCGCGGTGTGGGCGGCGTGGCGAAATACAATCACTCCCTGCTCTGTGCCCTAGCCGAACGGGGCTACAAAGTCACCTGCGTCCAACCCCACGCCGTAGATACCGATGCTGTAAATATCCGCCAACAACTAGGCGTTCGGCATCTATGGCTCGACGATCGCCAAACTCAAGCAGAACTCAATCGCATCTTTAATACGAGTTCAGAACGCCCTCATCTCATTATTAGTAGCAATACCAGCCCCTTCTCTAATCTCGACATTCAATCAACCGCAATTGAATTTGACATTCCTTACATCATTGTTGAGGGACTCGTCATGCCCGAATATATCCAAAGAGAAACTCCCGAGAGGATTAAACAACTAGCTCGTCACTACTCCCAAGCCAAACAAACGATCGCTGTCTCTACTGAGAACCTTAATCTCCTGCACCAACAGTTTGGCTTGCCGCGCGATCGCGGTCGAGTAATTTACTATGGCAGGCCGCCGCAATACTTTACACCGCGCGATCTTGCCAATAGCAATAGCCTGCGCCAAAGCTTGCAAATTCCCCACAATGCGATCGTCTGCTTCACATCAGCCCGCATAGAAGTACGCAAAGGCTACCACTATCAACTAGAAGCCATCCAGGCATTAATCGCAACGCCCGTCTGGGAACGCCTATATTTTGTCTGGGCTGGCGGCGGCATTTTTAGACCGCAACTCGAAGCACAGCTTAAAGAGGCTTTAGAGCAATTAGGAATTTCAAACAGAGTTAAGTTTCTCGGGCAGGTACAAGACGTAGCAGAATGGATAGATTTAGCCGATATTTTTATCTTGCCATCCCAAAATGAAGGTATGCCCCTGTCGGTAATTGAAGCAATGGCTAAGGGCATTGCCATAATCGCCACCGCCGTGGGTGGGATCCCCGAAGCTCTAGGTAATACAGGTCGCTTAATTTCCGATCCTAAAACTGACCCGCAACGTACCGTGACAGAATTAGTCCTTGCCATTCAAGAATTAGCCGCGCAACTAGAACTGCGCGATCGCCTGGGTCGAGATGCCAAACAAAGAGCAGAGCAATTATTTAGCGAAGAGCGCATGTTAGAAGAGACGATCGCCGAGATTCAAACCGCTATTGCGGAAACCGTCGGCACCAGTTCTGGTAGGTAA
- a CDS encoding calcium-binding protein has product MAIFTGTAADDFYIATPEGDRASGLDGNDTLTGSVGKDALDGGNNNDVLISDLPVGFSTPTIDIALGGDLEGNDTLSGNAGNDTLIGARTGFSNDVLLGSGDSDLLIASNFGGNILFGGQGDDIIYGGFLNGNFMNGNAGDDLLVAGLGNDTMQGGSGNDTLVAGVSSNELFGGRGADEFQFLSKQENTLSVLIGTEQILRSDGGFGGSDTIHDFGVEDRITISELDRNTLITVFNNSAGAAVITINGTAGNGQPANQTISVLGMTREQLLSPESRFLSINGNFFTIDDATNSDGLSSFTV; this is encoded by the coding sequence ATGGCAATCTTTACCGGCACTGCTGCCGATGACTTTTATATAGCTACGCCAGAGGGCGATCGCGCCTCCGGTCTTGATGGTAACGATACTTTAACTGGTAGTGTTGGCAAGGATGCACTGGACGGTGGCAATAACAACGATGTATTGATATCCGATCTCCCAGTCGGTTTTAGTACGCCCACAATAGATATAGCTTTGGGTGGCGATCTAGAGGGAAATGACACTCTCTCAGGTAATGCGGGCAACGATACGCTGATTGGCGCTCGGACTGGGTTTAGTAACGATGTATTGCTTGGCAGTGGTGATAGCGATCTCCTGATTGCTTCTAACTTCGGCGGCAATATCCTCTTCGGCGGACAAGGGGATGACATTATCTATGGCGGTTTCCTGAATGGCAATTTTATGAATGGCAACGCGGGAGACGACCTTCTGGTAGCTGGTTTAGGCAATGACACCATGCAAGGTGGTAGTGGCAACGATACTCTGGTTGCAGGCGTGAGTAGCAACGAATTGTTTGGCGGTAGAGGTGCCGACGAATTTCAATTTCTCAGCAAGCAGGAGAATACTTTGTCAGTATTAATAGGGACAGAGCAAATCCTGAGAAGTGATGGTGGGTTTGGTGGTAGCGATACTATCCACGACTTTGGAGTGGAGGATAGAATTACGATTAGCGAACTAGATCGCAACACCCTTATTACTGTATTTAATAACTCCGCTGGTGCAGCCGTAATTACAATTAATGGAACGGCTGGCAACGGGCAGCCTGCGAATCAAACCATCTCGGTTTTAGGTATGACCAGAGAACAGTTATTGTCACCAGAATCGCGGTTCCTTTCTATTAATGGCAACTTTTTTACTATCGACGATGCAACTAACTCAGATGGCTTATCCAGTTTCACAGTTTGA
- a CDS encoding class I SAM-dependent methyltransferase translates to MLNCPNARDAEFEAALSLANPQIGETLVDMPSGGGYLLNYKELKGVRLIAVDPSPIFFRCCQDSIAETHCCPLADIPLKSGEVDVVVSLAGLHHESDHVSIFREVKRVLRKGGRLAIAEVARNSPVARFLDEFVDAHNPDGHVGKYIDDSFRAAISEAGLTLKQDRAARYQWRFATTEDLSRFIRLMFGLEQIADLEILHGVKEYLGSLEFDERGIGLPWSLHLLLATNED, encoded by the coding sequence ATGCTGAACTGCCCAAACGCTAGAGATGCTGAGTTCGAAGCGGCGCTCTCTTTGGCTAATCCGCAAATCGGTGAAACATTGGTGGATATGCCCTCTGGTGGCGGTTATTTATTGAACTACAAAGAATTAAAAGGTGTGAGGTTAATTGCGGTTGACCCTTCGCCGATTTTTTTCAGGTGCTGCCAAGACTCGATCGCTGAAACCCACTGTTGCCCGCTTGCAGATATACCATTAAAGTCGGGTGAAGTTGACGTGGTAGTTAGTTTGGCCGGGCTACATCATGAATCTGACCATGTATCCATCTTTCGCGAAGTAAAGCGGGTGTTGCGTAAAGGCGGTCGCCTGGCGATCGCTGAGGTTGCCCGCAACAGCCCGGTTGCTCGCTTCCTGGATGAATTTGTGGATGCCCACAACCCGGACGGTCATGTTGGTAAATATATAGATGACAGCTTCCGTGCGGCAATATCTGAGGCGGGGTTAACTTTAAAGCAAGATCGCGCCGCTCGTTACCAATGGCGGTTTGCGACAACTGAAGATTTGAGTCGCTTTATCCGCCTGATGTTTGGGCTGGAGCAGATCGCCGATCTAGAAATATTACACGGCGTGAAGGAGTACTTGGGGTCTCTGGAGTTTGACGAGCGAGGTATCGGGTTACCCTGGTCTCTGCATCTCTTGTTGGCAACGAATGAAGATTAA
- a CDS encoding calcium-binding protein, translated as MAVFTGTNANDSYLATTAGDDARGLRGDDTLTGNVGKDTLNGNADNDLLFADSLTQTAGGNDSLFGGQGSDTLVGARFGFSADSLGGNRGEDVLIASTNGGNTLFGGQGNDTIYGSVANSNTMNGDIGDDVVVAGRGNDRMLGADGNDTLIGGSGNNDMFGESGNDQFQFFTAVPQDLVLFTGAEQVVRSRGGFGGSDTIFDFSTGDTISISQLDRNATVSVTTNSAGAAVVTIAGTASDGTPANQTITVVGVTKDQLLAPGAQLFAVNGSFITTNDTVNTGDGATSTFTVGGAGAVIKGSNLIGSPTADTFTDDPTAATTANGIQLLTTVNDDTVTGNAGDDYAFGSAGNDILNGNASATATGAPSANTAPGLGDTLIGGQGFDTLTGGSGTDNFVLDVFQPGVIDTIADFKPVTEFDRILISAAGFGGSLIAGQKASAAAPASFFFTLGAGGVEGQNAPAANIGTSTFFYDTVGGGLYFDRDGGGTGTTFTQVAQVTPQFGNAAAITQLVIIA; from the coding sequence ATGGCAGTTTTTACAGGAACCAACGCAAACGACAGTTATTTAGCAACTACTGCAGGCGATGACGCTAGAGGCCTCAGAGGCGACGACACTCTAACTGGTAACGTCGGCAAAGATACACTCAATGGTAATGCTGACAACGACCTTTTGTTTGCTGATAGCTTAACCCAAACCGCAGGCGGTAACGACAGTTTATTTGGCGGTCAAGGTTCTGATACCCTGGTTGGTGCTCGCTTTGGCTTTAGCGCTGACAGCTTGGGTGGTAACAGAGGCGAAGACGTATTGATCGCTTCCACCAACGGTGGTAACACGCTCTTTGGCGGTCAAGGCAATGACACGATCTACGGTAGCGTTGCCAACTCCAACACCATGAACGGCGACATCGGCGACGACGTAGTGGTTGCTGGCAGAGGTAACGATCGCATGTTGGGTGCCGATGGTAACGACACCCTTATCGGTGGCAGCGGCAACAACGACATGTTCGGCGAATCTGGCAACGACCAGTTCCAGTTCTTCACCGCCGTACCTCAAGACCTGGTTCTGTTCACGGGGGCAGAGCAAGTAGTCAGAAGCAGAGGCGGCTTCGGTGGTTCGGACACCATCTTTGACTTCTCTACTGGCGACACGATTTCAATTTCACAACTAGACCGCAACGCCACAGTTAGCGTCACCACCAACTCTGCTGGTGCAGCAGTAGTCACGATTGCAGGCACGGCAAGCGATGGCACCCCTGCTAACCAAACCATTACGGTTGTGGGCGTGACCAAGGATCAACTGCTCGCTCCTGGCGCACAGTTGTTTGCGGTCAACGGCAGCTTCATCACCACTAACGACACCGTCAATACCGGTGATGGCGCGACATCCACCTTCACAGTTGGTGGAGCTGGTGCCGTCATCAAGGGCAGCAACCTCATCGGTAGTCCTACTGCTGATACCTTCACCGACGATCCAACTGCTGCAACCACGGCTAATGGCATCCAGTTGCTGACCACAGTCAACGACGATACCGTCACTGGTAACGCTGGCGATGACTACGCCTTCGGTAGCGCTGGTAACGATATCCTCAATGGCAATGCTAGTGCCACTGCGACTGGCGCTCCCAGTGCTAACACTGCTCCTGGCTTGGGCGACACGCTCATCGGCGGTCAAGGCTTTGATACGTTGACTGGTGGTTCTGGTACTGACAACTTCGTACTTGATGTCTTCCAGCCTGGTGTCATCGATACCATTGCTGACTTCAAGCCCGTAACAGAATTCGATCGCATCCTGATCAGCGCGGCTGGTTTTGGTGGTTCGCTCATTGCCGGTCAAAAAGCCTCTGCTGCTGCTCCAGCCAGCTTCTTCTTTACGCTCGGTGCAGGTGGCGTAGAAGGTCAGAATGCTCCTGCCGCTAACATCGGTACTTCTACCTTCTTCTACGACACAGTCGGTGGCGGCCTCTACTTCGACAGAGATGGTGGTGGTACTGGTACCACATTTACTCAAGTCGCTCAGGTTACACCACAATTCGGTAACGCAGCGGCTATCACTCAACTGGTAATTATTGCCTAG
- a CDS encoding Rpn family recombination-promoting nuclease/putative transposase: protein MRTDTLFYQLFRAFKPLLFELIEQPISNAEGYEFVSVEVKEKAFRIDGVFLPKDEDKLIIFTEVQFQPKSDFYEDFMTENFMYLRQYKPKQDWQAVAIFAKRSYDPGEVHYYRELYASGRILRVYLEDWQDRDTDSWAIKIVQLVLASTAKAKKLAEQLAVLVEQETLTDLREKVVELVETVLVYKFPQLSREEIQAMFTLDDLRQTRVYQDAKQEGMQQGMQQGMQQGMQQGMQQGQTALVLRLLTRKFGSLRKGLRSQVEQLSTHQLESLAEAILDCDRLEDLEIWFARLDKAT from the coding sequence ATGAGAACAGATACCCTTTTCTATCAATTGTTTCGAGCATTTAAACCTCTGCTGTTCGAGCTAATCGAGCAACCGATATCTAATGCAGAAGGATACGAGTTTGTTTCTGTTGAGGTGAAAGAAAAAGCCTTCCGCATTGATGGTGTTTTCCTGCCCAAAGACGAGGACAAGTTAATTATCTTCACAGAGGTTCAATTCCAGCCTAAATCTGACTTCTATGAAGACTTCATGACAGAGAACTTTATGTATCTCAGGCAGTACAAGCCCAAACAAGACTGGCAAGCAGTAGCAATTTTTGCGAAACGCAGCTACGATCCTGGTGAGGTTCACTATTATCGAGAGCTATACGCTAGCGGTCGTATCCTACGAGTTTACCTAGAGGATTGGCAAGATCGAGATACTGATTCTTGGGCAATCAAGATCGTGCAGTTAGTCCTGGCATCGACAGCTAAAGCAAAAAAATTAGCAGAACAGTTAGCTGTGCTGGTGGAGCAAGAAACCTTAACTGACCTAAGAGAGAAAGTTGTAGAATTAGTTGAGACGGTGTTAGTGTACAAATTTCCGCAGTTAAGTCGCGAGGAAATCCAGGCCATGTTTACACTTGACGATCTAAGGCAAACTCGTGTTTATCAGGATGCTAAACAAGAAGGCATGCAGCAAGGTATGCAGCAAGGTATGCAGCAAGGTATGCAGCAAGGTATGCAGCAGGGGCAGACTGCTTTGGTCTTGCGGTTACTAACTCGAAAATTTGGATCTTTGCGTAAAGGGTTGCGATCGCAAGTCGAGCAATTATCCACCCACCAACTGGAAAGCCTAGCAGAAGCAATTTTAGATTGCGATCGCCTCGAAGATCTAGAGATATGGTTTGCCAGACTGGATAAGGCCACTTGA
- a CDS encoding WecB/TagA/CpsF family glycosyltransferase — MSSKTLIPTKHVVNSPVTALRFDEQMFLILKWARAHQSKMVCLANVHMLMEAYWHEEFATVLKSADMVSTDGMPLVWMLRQLGVRGQDRVAGMDVYLRLCQLCSMTGVSVYFVGSQAEILNQMQAKLMQEFPSLQIAGMEPLPFRPLTPDEDEALVQRINDSGAGIVMVCLGCPKQEYWMAQHLHKINAVMIGVGAVFSVYAGLQKRAPQFVRSSGLEWFYRLIQEPKRLWHRYRDTIPPFLMLVSKQLVDKVSQKKSNPFALVKDDRSATKLDLDTIEAELEAIAPELDVFASNLELIASDPEPAKIGEILVRQNLVSEEALSMALEEQSETQKKVGEILTEQGHISQAELNYYIKNQSIRLGDLLVENAIISKARLKKLIDRHRQAKKKLGEVLVEEKVLSATELHQLLIEQYWRRHGIWLAAESVGESSSRRVKNLALTS; from the coding sequence ATGTCTAGCAAAACATTAATCCCAACCAAGCACGTTGTTAATTCCCCGGTTACCGCTCTGCGCTTTGACGAGCAGATGTTTTTAATTTTGAAATGGGCAAGGGCGCATCAAAGCAAAATGGTATGCCTGGCAAACGTGCATATGTTGATGGAAGCCTATTGGCATGAAGAATTTGCCACGGTGCTAAAGTCAGCCGACATGGTCTCAACCGATGGTATGCCCCTCGTATGGATGTTGAGACAGCTAGGGGTGCGCGGTCAAGACCGGGTTGCAGGGATGGACGTTTATCTGCGGCTGTGTCAGTTGTGCTCTATGACAGGTGTAAGTGTCTACTTTGTCGGCTCTCAGGCAGAAATTCTAAATCAAATGCAGGCAAAGTTAATGCAAGAGTTCCCATCTCTGCAAATTGCTGGCATGGAACCACTCCCATTCCGCCCATTGACTCCAGATGAGGATGAAGCGCTCGTTCAAAGAATAAATGATAGTGGTGCTGGTATTGTCATGGTTTGCTTAGGCTGCCCCAAACAAGAATACTGGATGGCGCAACACCTTCATAAGATTAATGCCGTGATGATTGGTGTGGGTGCCGTATTCTCCGTCTATGCTGGGTTGCAAAAGCGAGCACCTCAGTTTGTAAGGAGTTCGGGTTTGGAGTGGTTCTATCGCCTGATCCAGGAACCCAAGAGGCTGTGGCATCGCTACCGCGACACTATTCCACCATTTCTTATGTTAGTCTCCAAACAATTGGTAGATAAAGTATCTCAAAAGAAATCTAATCCTTTTGCTTTGGTCAAGGACGATCGCTCTGCCACTAAATTGGATTTAGACACTATTGAAGCCGAGCTAGAGGCGATCGCACCGGAGCTAGATGTTTTTGCATCGAATTTAGAGTTAATTGCTTCCGATCCTGAACCTGCCAAGATTGGGGAGATCTTGGTGAGGCAAAATCTGGTTTCTGAGGAAGCTTTATCAATGGCTTTAGAAGAGCAAAGTGAAACCCAAAAGAAAGTTGGCGAGATTTTGACGGAGCAGGGGCATATTTCCCAAGCGGAACTCAACTACTACATTAAAAATCAAAGTATTAGATTGGGAGATCTGCTGGTTGAGAATGCAATTATTTCCAAAGCCCGCTTAAAGAAGCTGATCGATCGCCATAGGCAAGCTAAAAAGAAACTGGGGGAAGTACTGGTGGAGGAAAAGGTTCTTTCTGCTACAGAACTGCACCAGCTTTTGATCGAGCAATACTGGCGCCGCCATGGTATTTGGTTGGCTGCCGAAAGCGTGGGTGAGAGTTCTTCCCGTCGAGTTAAAAACCTTGCACTGACCAGTTGA
- a CDS encoding gluconeogenesis factor YvcK family protein produces MRVTTQMIPYRKPKIVVIGGGSGVSTVLSELKHVADVTAVVSMMDSGGSSGRLRDRHGVLPPGDILKCISELLPDDCSSQKWRDLLNYRFHKGDDLKGHSLGNLLLAAAYDWEGGTSFGIESISNLLNIQGHVLPVTLNDVDLIAKLNDGTDLYGETFIDLRTNFEQKIEYIYLSRRAQVYKPVVRAILEADLIVIGPGSLFTSILPNFLVEGLAEALIQTTAPKTYVVNLVTDPSETYGYKASDFIRTIEEYLGNGTLIDYAVVNTEPIDERLCRLYATEHKFPVEPDLQACQKLVSKKVISGNFVRGKTILRHNSAYLAEVLLNECEQRASKNSYTSNPNLTQELVASSLLEAAA; encoded by the coding sequence ATGAGGGTTACTACTCAGATGATTCCTTACAGAAAACCTAAAATAGTTGTAATTGGTGGTGGCTCCGGAGTGAGCACTGTTCTCAGCGAGTTAAAACACGTAGCTGATGTCACTGCTGTTGTCTCGATGATGGATAGTGGCGGGAGTAGCGGTCGCCTGCGCGATCGACATGGCGTTCTTCCTCCTGGTGATATTCTCAAATGTATTTCCGAGTTATTGCCAGATGACTGCTCCAGTCAAAAATGGCGAGATTTACTCAATTACCGCTTTCATAAGGGGGACGATCTCAAAGGACACAGTTTAGGCAACCTCTTGCTCGCGGCTGCCTATGACTGGGAAGGGGGCACTTCTTTTGGAATTGAATCGATCTCCAATTTGCTAAATATTCAAGGGCACGTCTTGCCAGTTACGCTGAACGACGTAGATCTAATTGCTAAGTTGAATGATGGCACCGATCTGTATGGCGAAACTTTCATAGATCTGCGCACTAACTTCGAGCAAAAGATCGAATATATTTATCTTTCACGCCGCGCCCAAGTGTATAAGCCGGTTGTACGAGCGATTTTGGAAGCCGATCTTATCGTTATCGGTCCTGGCAGTTTATTTACGAGCATCCTACCCAACTTTTTGGTGGAAGGACTGGCTGAAGCTTTAATCCAAACTACTGCCCCAAAAACCTATGTTGTTAATCTCGTCACCGACCCATCTGAAACGTATGGCTATAAAGCCTCAGATTTTATCCGAACCATTGAGGAATACTTAGGCAACGGAACTCTAATTGATTACGCTGTAGTAAATACGGAGCCAATTGACGAGAGACTATGTCGCCTTTACGCGACCGAACACAAATTCCCAGTCGAGCCAGATCTCCAAGCCTGTCAGAAACTAGTCTCAAAAAAAGTTATTAGTGGTAACTTTGTACGAGGAAAAACAATTCTGCGCCACAATAGCGCCTATCTAGCTGAGGTTCTGCTAAATGAATGCGAACAAAGAGCATCTAAAAATTCCTATACCTCCAATCCGAACTTGACTCAAGAACTTGTCGCGTCTAGTCTTCTGGAAGCCGCAGCGTAA